The proteins below are encoded in one region of Carcharodon carcharias isolate sCarCar2 chromosome 2, sCarCar2.pri, whole genome shotgun sequence:
- the LOC121288908 gene encoding zinc finger protein PLAG1-like yields MATCLPVPVLEMNDSQALGAGREGEETKPRKTFPCPLCEKIFFTADKLTAHSYSHTGERPYICSQHDCAKAFISKYKLIRHMATHCPQKSHRCSYCEKMFHRKDHLKNHLQTHDPNKTLLRCEECGKRYNTKLGYRRHLALHSAASGDLTCGVCAREFGRTDQLLEHLKGHAGRLANSAREKRHACDRCERRFYTRKDVRRHTVVHTGRKDFLCQFCAQRFGRKDHLTRHTKKSHAQELPRGNLVAHGMVEPLNGGSPISLKEEVGTLWPDPLGEPVQKDNASVRPELYTHPLPSGHHPRRPHHMVPSSLATRSGCIETPAPILSPSTPPPTSRCMQLSQYQLNTTSYNPLPSKDQSLKVGTRGYNMELSGDIPGLQSQSAAGKESSDIRLETLSASLDNTGCTSTMHKDAKPLNMSSMDISHLLGLLPTPPGASQPPDGDAGLSYGQREAGQRMAPLEGQQPDGGPSVASLSLTQLHRVSTPFPSTVAPTPLPRFHQVFQ; encoded by the exons ACAGTCAGGCCCTGGgcgcagggagggagggagaagagacaAAACCACGGAAAACATTCCCCTGTCCGCTGTGTGAGAAAATCTTCTTCACTGCGGACAAACTAACAGCGCACTCCTATTCACACACCGGAGAACGTCCGTATATCTGCTCCCAACATGACTGTGCCAAAGCGTTTATCTCCAAATATAAACTGATAAG ACACATGGCTACCCACTGTCCTCAGAAGTCTCACCGGTGTTCATATTGTGAGAAGATGTTCCACAGGAAGGATCACCTTAAGAACCATCTTCAGACCCATGACCCAAACAAGACCCTGCTCAGGTGTGAAGAGTGTGGCAAGAGGTACAACACAAAACTGGGCTACAGGCGGCACCTGGCATTGCACTCGGCTGCCAGCGGTGACCTGACGTGCGGAGTGTGCGCCCGCGAGTTTGGGCGGACTGACCAGCTGCTGGAGCACCTGAAGGGCCATGCAGGTAGGCTCGCCAACAGCGCCAGGGAGAAACGGCACGCGTGCGATCGCTGCGAGCGGCGCTTCTACACCCGCAAGGATGTCAGGCGGCACACAGTGGTCCACACGGGGCGCAAAGACTTCCTCTGCCAATTCTGTGCCCAGCGCTTTGGCCGGAAGGATCACTTGACGCGGCACACCAAAAAAAGCCATGCTCAGGAGCTGCCGAGAGGGAATTTGGTGGCTCACGGGATGGTTGAGCCGTTGAATGGCGGCTCCCCCATCTCCCTGAAAGAGGAGGTTGGCACCTTATGGCCTGATCCTCTGGGTGAGCCGGTGCAAAAAGACAATGCAAGCGTGAGACCTGAACTCTACACCCACCCATTGCCATCTGGCCATCACCCAAGAAGGCCTCACCACATGGTACCCAGCTcactggcaacaaggtcgggtTGCATAGAGACACCAGCGCCGATTCTTTCTCCTTCCACACCACCTCCTACAAGCCGATGTATGCAACTCTCCCAATACCAACTCAATACTACTTCATATAACCCCTTGCCTAGCAAAGACCAGTCTCTAAAGGTTGGCACAAGGGGCTACAACATGGAATTGTCGGGAGATATACCAGGGCTTCAATCCCAATCGGCAGCTGGTAAGGAAAGCTCGGATATCAGATTAGAAACCTTGAGTGCTTCCTTGGACAACACAGGCTGTACCAGCACCATGCATAAAGATGCCAAGCCCTTGAACATGAGTTCCATGGACATCTCCCATTTGCTTGGACTCTTGCCCACACCTCCTGGTGCCAGCCAACCTCCAGATGGTGATGCGGGGCTGTCGTATGGCCAAAGGGAGGCTGGGCAGAGAATGGCTCCCCTCGAGGGGCAGCAGCCGGATGGGGGGCCTTCAGTGGCCAGTTTGAGCTTGACCCAGCTTCATCGGGTTTCGACACCCTTTCCCTCCACCGTCGCACCTACTCCACTGCCCCGCTTTCACCAAGTATTTCAATAA